From the Primulina tabacum isolate GXHZ01 chromosome 3, ASM2559414v2, whole genome shotgun sequence genome, one window contains:
- the LOC142540795 gene encoding putative protein S-acyltransferase 1 — translation MGDAVIKNQDFVRRPSKCKDLPKFKRRLYQVWKGRNKFLCRGRLIFGPDASSLLLSASLIGIPALTFCVKMLLRIQAVNCRYGHIVVIVGFLIAILDLIFLFMTSARNPGIIPRNSRPPDSDDSLNSSISSIEWIHPATTDLKLPRTKDIFVNGFLVKVKFCDTCLLYRPPRSSHCSMCNNCVQRFDHHCPWVGQCIGVRNYWTFILFISTSTLLCIYVFTFTLWHLLKEQGSMYHSMSKDVISLILLVYCFIVVWFVGGLSIFHFYLICTNQTTYENFRYHYDKNENPYNHGTLKNIKEFLFSQSVPSLVNFREWVYEEDDTIAGSTAKKSVGDIPSLNRRIDLEHGILDKDGMPEDAQTLDNSSTDDSLKEGEGRDINVDHFSILAAQQEAIDVVVDGDLGPSIATP, via the exons ATGGGTGATGCAGTGATCAAGAATCAAGATTTTGTTCGTCGGCCCTCAAAATGCAAGGATCTTCCCAAATTcaagagaaggctttatcaaGTTTGGAAGGGACGTAAT AAATTTTTGTGTCGAGGGAGATTGATCTTTGGCCCTGATGCATCATCACTCCTTTTATCAGCCTCGCTGATAGGGATCCCTGCATTAACATTCTGTGTCAAAATGCTTCTAAGGATTCAAGCAGTCAACTGCAGATATGGGCATATTGTTGTAATAGTTGGATTTCTCATCGCAATTTTG GATCTAATTTTCCTTTTCATGACATCTGCAAGAAATCCTGGAATAATTCCGAGGAACTCAAGGCCGCCTGATTCAGATGACTCATTAAATTCCAGTATTTCATCCATTGAGTGGATCCATCCTGCAACCACCGATTTGAAATTACCAAGAACAAAGGACATTTTTGTCAATGGTTTTTTAGTTAAAGTGAAGTTCTGTGACACTTGTTTGTTATACCGCCCACCACGGTCATCCCACTGCTCAATGTGCAACAACTGTGTCCAGAGGTTTGATCACCATTGTCCATGGGTAGGCCAGTGTATTGGAGTT CGCAACTATTGGACTTTCATTCTGTTTATATCAACATCAACACTCCTATGCATATATGTTTTCACATTTACTTTGTGGCATCTCTTAAAAGAACAAGGCAGCATGTATCACAGTATGTCAAAGGATGTCATATCTCTCATTCTATTGGTTTACTGCTTCATTGTGGTATGGTTTGTTGGAGGGCTTAGCATATTTCATTTCTATCTTATCTGCACCAACCAG ACAACATATGAGAACTTCCGATATCATTATGATAAGAATGAAAATCCATATAACCATGGGACACTCAAGAACATCAAGGAATTTCTTTTCTCTCAGTCAGTGCCTTCTCTGGTTAATTTTCGAGAATGGGTGTACGAAGAGGATGATACAATTGCAGGATCCACGGCTAAAAAATCTGTCGGAGACATACCTAGCTTAAACAGGAGGATAGACTTAGAACATGGTATTCTAGACAAGGATGGTATGCCAGAAGATGCACAAACTTTGGATAATAGCAGCACCGATGACAGTCTGAAGGAGGGTGAAGGACGAGATATTAATGTCGACCACTTTTCTATTTTGGCTGCTCAACAAGAAGCAATTGATGTGGTGGTGGATGGTGATCTTGGACCAAGCATTGCGACCCCATAA